GGTTTGAAAATGGCAGTCTCGGTTAATCTTGGGGTCCTTGAGCTTCTAAAGAGCTCCCCCATGCGGGGAGGGGAGCCTCAAACTCAGGTGACTGTAGGGAGTTGGGGATAGAGTGGGAAGGGAAAGGTCTGTCAGGGATGGAGGTGGTTGGAGTGTTGAAGGAAGACAGAATAAAGGTTTCAGAGGTGCTAACGTTAGGTCAAAAGCAGTTAAGAAaggctgagaggagaaaagaggcgTCTGATGGAAAGAGAGTGGTCTTAGAAGGCTTTGTGTAAGGAAGATGGTCTTTGGAGGAAGTAATGGCTTCTGAAGAGATTTCGTAGAAGATGAGTTTTTCTGCCTCTTCATACCAGACAGAATAAGCAGATCTTGATATGGAGCGCCTAGCAAGTGAACCTGTTTGGAGAGATCCCCATGATCCCCAAAGAGGCCATTCAAGTTCTGTTGTCTTTAgcaaaaatgtgttatttttagagaaattagATGAAATTAAAAGCGGAAATATGGGACATGTACTCTGTACGAGAGGAGTCTGGGGTATATCAGTGAGTTTGAGGGTTTCCCATGATAATGAAATGAACACCTATTAGTACTAAAGGCCTTGGTCTTAAACCCAAGGTGTGGTTTCCaaagagagactcacagacattaaTCCACCTCAGAAAGGCATTGGTGTGGGTGGACCTTGAGCATGTTATGCTAAGCGAgttaagccagacagagaaagacaagtactaaGACGTCACTTTTAAGCGGAATCTAAAAACATCAAACATGTTTCTAAAAAAAGAGGATTAAACAGTAGTTAACTAGAGGGTTGGGGGTCAAGGAATGTGATTGATGGTGTTTAAAGGTACAGATTTTGTAATGAGTGCTAAAGTAGCCACAGAGATTTAATGTACAGTTTATTGAACAGAGACAGTAATATTGTACTATAAATATGCACTGCGATAAATACCATTACAGTCACAgctatattataatatataaatgcatCAAAGTAATGTGAtaaacaccttaaatttatacaaagTTACATGTCAGATttatccaatttttttaaaaagctgttagaaCTTTAATCAAAGATGTGATTTCCCATGAAAGAGTCGGAGTCATTAACCCCACTCAGAAACACACACATGGAAGACAGAAAAACAGGAGAGTACGAATGtaagggagaaataaaatcaaGTCCTTACTGGGCTAAAACATGATTGTCTGGAGCAAGGGATAAGGAGTTGTGACTCACCGCCATGGGTCCTGATTACTCTAGGCAGGAGAGGACACAGAGGGCCCTAAGGCCAGCATTACTAATTGGGTGATAACAGTGGGGTCTCAGGATGCAGTCAGCACTCCACCAGAGTCACGTCACCATGTTGTCAAGGTGAAAGAAAAGTAAGTCCAGAAATCAGTAAGGAAAGACTTTATTAAGGACTATTGTGATAAAGAGATGCTCAAAATCTAAGGCAGAAACATCTCACAGAAGGTGCGAATAAGTTGCTGTATGCAGAGACCATGGGATAGGTGGCTGTGGAAAGAAGAAAGGCATGCTAACGACTGCTTGAGTGGTTCTGGAGCCTTAATAAACTTGACAAACACTGTGGAAACAGGAAAGGTTTATTTTTAGGCATGTGAAGCAGAGGTCTGGGCCTGAGCTGGACCAGGCAGATTTTGGAAAATTGGCATAAAGTTTAAGGCCTCGCTGTCTTAGCCCAGCCTAGACTTATATCAAGCACAGTGTTTGATCAGCCTTGTCCAGAAGGACCTTGAGGAAGGTGCTTCTTTGCAAGGTGAAGCCAACTTTGGGGACAGCCTGGCAGGAAGTGCATATTCAGGGAGCTTCCAGCTTAGGGGAAAACTAGAAGGATGTGCATAAATGGAGGTTGCACGCGTTTTCAAGCAGAATCCAGCAGGAAGTAAATTGGTGTAGGGAGTGTCCAGCTTAGGAGATGACTGCCATAGGTGCATGGAAGCAGTTTCAGGCAGCCTAGGGGAGGGAATGGTAGGAGTTGGCTGAGGAGAAGTAGGCTCCATCCAGCCTGTGGAAGGCATGACAGAGGGTGCATGGGTGCAGAATGCAGCCAGCCTAGGGGAGGGACCTGAGACGTTTCAGGGATGTAGGATTCAACCAGCCTGGATAGGACTTGAAAGGAGATGAGGGCTTGGAGGAAGTATATGGCCTAGAGGATCACTTTGCAGTAGTTGCCTATGTGGAAGGTCCAGCTGGCCTTATGCAGCCTCCAACGGGAAGTGTATGAGTGGAGGGAGCATCCAGCACAGGGGAAGACATGGTATGTGAATGGAGGGGGCAGCCGTCATAGGGAAGCATATGGTGGAGGTGTATTGGTGCAGGGTGCAGCCCGTCCAGGAGAACAGCTGGCAGAAGGAGCGTGGGTGTAGGGTGTCAGCAGCCTAGGAAAAGACATGACAGGAAGCCTATGGGTATAGAGATCATGCAGCCTTGGGAAGGCCTTGGCAGGAGGTGAATCAGTGGCATGTGCAGCCAGATTAAGGTAAGACCCAGCAGGAGGTACAGGAGAGAATAGCACACGCAACCTATTTATAGGCTACAGAAGAAGGTGCTTGGTTGATGTAGCCTGCCTAGGATATTTCCAGACAGGAGGACTTGGATGGAGAGAGCACTCAGGACTGTAGGAGATACAACAATAGAGACATTCAAAGAGGAAGTGTCCTACCTTAAAGAAGACCCAGCAGGGAGGACCTGGGTGTAGAACACGCCTAGACTAGGAGAGGAtgttatggtctgaatgtttgtgtccctgaTGCAAGGCAGCCTAGTGTATGTTCCAGCAGGAAGGAAATGGATGGAAGAAGTATTCAGCCTAAAGGAGGATTCAGCTGGAATGCATAAATTGATGGTGCCGTCAGCCTAAGGGGTTTCCAACAGGAAATACATAGGTGAATGGTGCATCCATCCTAGATGAGGCCTCACAGAAGCTGTATGTACAGAGGTGCAGGCAACCTAGAGGACATGGCAGGAGCTACATGGATGAAAGGAATATCCAGGCTACAAAAGTACTCTGTAGGAGGTTCAGATCAGAGAGTATGAGCTGGAAAGAGAAGGACGTGGTAAATCGTGCATTGGTGCAGAATGCAGCCAGCCTTCTGGAGGACTTGGCAAGATGTTGGGTGCAAGGTTACACTAGCCTCGTGGAACACCAGGCAGGAATTACAGAGTTATAGGGAGCTTCATGCCAAGGGAGCACAGGGAGACCATTGATGAATAGTGGGGGCAGCCATTCAATGGGTGAATCTGGCAGAAAGTCATTGGATGAAAGGAGAATCTAGGCTAGGGAGAAATTATAGATGAGGTACCTTAGTGGAGGGAGCCATCAAGTTAGAGTCATAGAAGAATGTGTGTGGATGAAGGCATCAGATTTATGGGAAGATTTGAGAGGAGATGCGTTTGTGGGGGATGCAGCCAACCTAGAAGGGTAGCAGGAAAAAGTGAACAGGTGATGGATCATCAGACATATGGAAGAATATCGCAGGCAGAGCATGGGTGGAGAATGCCTCCAGCAGGAGCTGCATGCATGAAGTTTCAGACAGTATAGGGGAAATTAGGCTAGGAGATGCATGGGTTGAAGGTGTAACCAGGCTGTCATAAGACTGGATAAGCTATGCATCATTAGAGGTTGCAGACAGCCTGTGTCAGAAACCAGCAGGAGCAGGAACAAGTGAATATTCAGCCTAGGTGAGATCTTGGCAGTAAGTACCAGGGAGGAGGGAATGTTCATCCTACAGCAGGACAAGCAAGTGGTTTATGGGTGGCGTGAGCCTCCAGCCAAGTGGTAGACTGGAATGTAGCTCATGGGAGGGGGCAACAACTAGCCTGGTGGAGAACCTGACATCAGGTACAGTAATGGAGGTTATATCTTGCTTAGGGAAGGCCACAGgaagtgaatgagtgaatcatGTAGCTAATCTAGGGGAGAAGATGGATGGCGGTGGGATGGAGGAAGGATCCAGGTTAGGTGAGTATTCTGATGAAGGTGCATCCAAGGATGCAACAGAATAGGTAGGGCCTGTACAGTGGTGCCTGAGTTTTGGGTGGGTGATGTGTGAAGGATCTGGAAGGAGGTGATGTGTAAAGGTAGTCTAGGGAATGACTAGGTAGAAAGTACATGGATGTAAAGAACTTTATGTGTAGGCAAGGACTTAGGATAGCATTCGTGCCTCGTGGGAGTGAGAGAAAGCCATCCAAAGGAGATTCTGGCAATAAGTGCACAGGTAGAGAGCATCCAGTCTAGGACAGGATTTGGGAGTAGGTTCATTGAAGGTTACAAACAGCTTAAAGACAGACATGGTAAGATGTGCACAGGTGAAGAGGGCATCAAGCGTGGAATAAGAATCAGGAGGAGGCGTGTTATTGTATAGTACAGCCAGCATAGGGCAGCACGTTGCAGGTCACCGTTGTGCAAGGTACAGCCAGGAGAATCAGCAAGAAGTGAATGGTGGGTAGATCATCCACCACATGGAAATAATAGGTATAGAATGCAGCCAGCTCAAAGGGTACCAGCTAGAGATGCCGGGGTGAGGTTTCCACCAGCACAGGGAAACTTATGGCAGAAAGTGTCTGGTAGAAGGTGTAGCCAGGCCACTGTAGATTCAGGTGGGATGTGTGTGGTTGGAGACTGCAACCAGCCTGGGTAAAAATCTACCAGGATGTGCATGAGAAGAGGAAGCATCCAGACTAAGTGAAGTCTTGGCAGAAGGTGCCAGGCAGGATGGAACATACAGCCTATGCTGGGACCAAGTGGGCAGATGATGGGCAGAGGAAGCATGTAGCCAGAGGGAGGCCCAGAAGTTCTTGAGTGGAGGATGTAGCCAGGCTGGGATAGGACATCTCAGTGCACACAAATGTGTACACTGTAACCATCCTAGGGGAAGTATTGGAAGATGATCCACAGGTGAAGAGTGCAGCCATCCAAAGGGCCAACAGTTACGGAAGTGCATGGGAAGAGGTAACACCAAGGGGAAAGGAGTTTTGCAAAAAACACATGAGTTGAGAAAACATCCAGCCTCTAGTAGGATCAAGTGGGCTGTTCATTGATTGAGAATCTAGCCAAATGGAAGAAATGGCAACATTTCTTAAGAAGGTGAAGCCAGCTTAGTGGGAAGACCTGCAGGAAGTACGTGTGTGAAACACGCAGTGAGCCTGTGAGACCCAGCAGGAAGTGCGTGAGGGCATGTGGGGCAATCAGCAGCCGGTGCACGTATGGAGCGTTCAAGAAGCCTAGGGAAGACTAGTCAGGAGGTGCCTGGAGGGAGGATGCAGTTTAAACATGGAAGGGAGTAGAAGGCGTGAGGGAATATTGCAGTCTCTTTAAAGATCCGACAGCCTGTGAATCAGTGGAGGGAGCAAAAGGTTCATGGGAAGGGGTGGTATTCAGCGCAAGGTACGACTAGTAGGAATTGCATGTGCGTAGGAAGCAGGCATTCCACACGAAGGTCCTGCAGGTACTACATGTGTAAAAGATGCAGTCAAATCTGAATTACAGGCACATAGATATATAGGCACAGAAAAATACAGCTTATAGCCTCAATTCTACAATTTCAGCCCGGGGTCAAGTATAAATATAGAAACAGTGAACTTCCCTGGTACAGATATCAAATAGCTGTCCTTCCAGAGGGCATGAAATTTTTCACTGATTTGAGCTTAAAAGTAGACAAAGAGACTTAGGAACCAGATTCGGTATTGTTTCTCACCTAATAGGAACTAGATCCTTACAAACCATCCATCTAGGGAGATCTTCAAATGGTCAGACCATAAAGACAAACTCTCACCACATGACCAAGCAGTTGCACTTTTTGGTATATATACAAGAGAATTTAAGCCATATGttaacacaaaaacttgtacaaaaATGTTTATAGCGGCATTCTTTTTAATAGCCCAAAAGTAGAAACGACCCAGATGTCTATCAaccgatgaatggataaacataatgtgatatatacataaaatagactatttttcagccataaaaatgaagtactgatgcatgcaataatgtggatgaaccttgaaaacatgctaagtgaaagaaactataTACAAAATGCCTCATATTGTATTagtccatttatgtaaaatgtctGGAATAGGTAAACCCATAGAGACAGACAGTAGAttgtttgccaggggctggtggagaGATAGGAACAAGGTGTTACTGCTTCATGGATATGAAGTTTCTTTTGGGGCTGATGAAACTATTCTGGACTTTGAACTGATACACTGtggatgtatttaaaaaaaaaaaacaactgaattaGGCACTTAAAATGGCtgaaatggtgaattttatgttttgtggCCTTTAccttaataaagaaaaacaaaaccaaaaaccaaattCCCCACCACGGCTATTAATAGCAGGGGATAGCTACCTTATTGGCTGTAAATGAgccagaaacaaaacagaaacactaaatcagtagagagaaaacaaaaattataaaaagagtcAATAATGTGTTATTGGTGAATTGGATTCACATTGGAAGGCCAGAAAAAGACGTGCCTGGGCCTTAAATGTTCACGTGGTACACTTCTGTCATTGAAGTTACCTAGCTCTGATAGGTAAAACAATTGGATGTATGGGTGTGTCTTCCAAAACAGTTACAGATAGTTATTGAGGAAGTATAAAATCATGATGCTTGTGTAGGTATGAAcacatattaaaacattttatttatcacaTAAGGAAATTTAAGATATTGTAACTAGTTCACAAGAGAATCCAAAGAACAGAAACAGGAATACTGATCAGAAATAGTAAGGTGAATATGTAAATGGAGGCAAAATTGGTTTGGTTACTGTGTGAGGGGGACAGTTTAGCCTCCACTGGAGGTTGTGCTTATCTGTCAGTGACCTACAGCTTACAAAAGGATGTAAAATAGGGCTCAAAGATACTGAAAGGCTAGAATCAGATAAGCTGGGGTTGGGTCCTATAGACAAGAACGGTCTTCCATTCCAAACACGATTTTAGCTAGAACGCTAAAGTCTAGTAGAAAGTTAAACATTCCCTGCAAAAGGGTCCTTTCAACAGAGAGACTGGGTTCCTATCACAGACATTTGTAGGCCAGTCCTGATCAGGGCCCAGTGAGCACCCATGACATCACAAAGGCAGGTCCCTGACCAATAAGAGGCTGGCGCACAGGGAGGTGGCAGGCAGAAGTACACTGCCATCTCCAGAGGCCAGGCCAGTGGGACAGTTGGGCTAGGCGGGTCGGGTTAGAACCCAGCACAATCATGTCTCGGGGAAGAAACCGCTGGTCCTGGTCCTCCCACCGTCGTAGGCGGCACTCCCTCTCCCGCTCCACCAGAGCCGAGCTGCAGTTCCCCGTGAGCCGCCTGGACCGCCTCCTGAGACTGGGTCCCAATGCCCAGCGCCTGAGCTCTTCCACCCCAATCTTCCTGGCCGGCATCCTCGAGTACCTGACGGCCCACATCCTGGACCTGGCGGGCGTGGAGGCCCGCAGCAGCCACGATGTGCGCATCACCCCCGAGCACGTGCAGAGGGCGCTGGACAACCACGAGTACCTCAGCCGCCTCTTCCAGCCGGGTGCCTTCCCTCGTGTCTCCGCGATGCCTGTGCCCGAGGACAGGTTGTGATGCCCACGTCCCAGGGCCCAGCCAGGCCTCAGTAGCAGCCTCAACTCACCTCCAAACTACCCACAGATGAGGGAGGCCTGGACTTCTGCTGTCAGCACAGCTATTAAAGCGTTTAAACCATTGGCTCTGTTTCTGTCTCCTTTCCGCTTATCGTTCTCAGTTGAGGCGTCTGGGACATCCAGGAGGGGCTGCGTCGTGGGGGTTGGGGATGGAAGGTGTGGTCGGGGTGGGATGCTGGAATCCGTGATTTCAGGAAGCGGTTTCCAATGGTGACGGTGCAGGGAGTGGTCCTGGTGGGAGGAACTGGCCGAGGTTGTTGGGGGAGAGGACGTCCTCACTGGCTCTTAGGGAGTGCAGGCTTATGGGGCCGGGAGGTGGGCGGGGGCTCCCAGGCACGTTGAATTTCCCAGAGTGATGGTGGTAACGGGGGAGGGGCTGAAAACTGTGACCCGCCGAGGTGCTGAAGGCTTTATTCATGATGGGGACCGTCTAGAAGTGGGAGGTGATGACAGCggggggtgggtgcagagggtgATGGAGCAGTTGGCATGGACCTGGTGGGACAGGGCTTGTACATGAAGATGGAGGAGTGACGGGGAAACCATAAAGAAATACACATAGAGGGGATTATGGCCCTGTTGTTTTCGTATTTATTCCCTGCCTCATCCCAAAAAGGGACTTGAGGCAGGGATTATTGGCTAGTGCTGTGGTACTCTCTGTGGAATACATCCTTCTGTCCTCTCCTGTGCACACTGGTAAATTAAATAGCAATATCTCAAGCTACTCTCTGGTCTAAGGCATGCAATTCAAGTAGTTCTCAATGATTACTGTTCCTGAACTTATTTATGAATGTATCCCATTATAAACACAATTATAAATCTCATTCTCAGAAGAAACACCTAACCTGTCTATGATCATTTATATCATAGAGTCACAGGTTTTCAGTGGCTGAATACATGttttaagatgtaaaaaaaaaaaaagatatataagtATATTCTATATAAATTCTTTCCCAAGTGATAGACTCAAAAGCACACACAACTCTTATAAACACTCTGATATGCTGtgttaaggttaaaaaaaagttgtcaCATCAAGTGTTGTAAAAAAAACTAAGTCCCCTCCTGTTAGTGTCACCATGTCacattttctcctgttcatcATATACTCAAGGGccctctctgctgccccctggCCTGTCATAAAGGACTGATCAGAGGCTGCCCAGCCGGCTGCAGCAGTGAGATCACTGGTCCTGGGTTTGCCATCCCAGTTCACCACTTTCTGACCATGTACTGGTCAGAAGTTGAATGTTCATCTATTTCTGTGAGCAGTGGTTTCCTCACGtgtaaaacaaggataataaaAGTTTCTCCCCTTTGGGGTTTGCCCTGAGACTCCATCAGCGTGTGCCTGTGAACACGGAGCCTGGCACAGGGCCCCCTTCACAGACACTGCACACGTCTCCCTGCCCGGGTACCACATGCTTAGGCGCGCTTACCCAAAGTGCCACCGGGCCTGCTTCTCACGTGACTGCTGGGTGCCTGGGCCCCTGGCTGTGAAAACCATGGCCTGCTGAACCTTGTTGGGGAGACAGAGGGTGCCATGCAGAGGAAGAAGCCAGGGTTACATCTGCAAACCGTTCAGTCCTCACTCTGgtttcctctctgctcccctctgcctggtgacagcctctctctgcctcctcccaccacgGATGGAAGCTGGGAGCTGGCTTAGCCTTTGGTGGCTTCACAGGAGTGTCCTGAGAGTAACAGTGTCAGGGTTGTGCTTAGAGCTCGTTGGAGTAGGTGCTTGGATAAATCCAAGAAACCTTGCTTGACACCTAGTGCCCATTCCACCAAATGTCTGTAGAAACCTCGTTGTCAGGATGTCCACCCCACACGTTTGTGTTGGTTCTAAGAGCCGCGAAGCCCTCCGGGCCTCAGCCACATTCCGCTCTTCCTCTTCTGTGCATCTGAGTAGCAGGCAGGCCTGTCCCCGGCAACTGCAGGTGGAGAGTCGCCTGGACCTGGTCACATGGTGGCACCAGCAGTGCCACCCCATCCCCGAAGTGAAGCATCTGTGTGCCCAGGCCGTGGTTTCCTGTCTTCCAGTGTCCTTCAGCCCCAGGGCGTGCCCCCAGGGGGCGGTGCCAGGGAATTAGTTGTGACACTCAGACCCTGACGTGTGGGTTCAACAGCTGTCTGATTACTGAAAGCTGTTTGTTTTGGCTGATGGCTGTGGCTTGTTTTAGCACAAAACATCGCCTCCTGGATACCTCACCAGAAGTCACACCAGAGGAATTCATTAAAGGCCAGGGAAGTCATAGTAGGTGGATGGACCGTGTCTGGTGAGCAGGTCTGTGTGCTCGGGTGGTCACCTTACCGTCCATGCCGTAGTCAGCACTCCTGGTCCCTGTGACACCTCTTCCAGACTCTGTCTGACGTCCGGGTTTGGAGGTTGAGCTTCCTGACCTTGTGATGGCGGAGTCACAGGGACGTGGGAGAACCAGGCAGAGCTATACCGCCATCCCTTTACGGATCAGACTTCAGCCGTGCCTGTGGATTTCATGGGAGACACGGGGCCACGGCCAGCATGTCATCACTGTAAATGTGACACCCTGCCAACCCCCCTCCTCCATGTGCCCAGGAACCTCCACTCAGGAGAGGAAGGCGGCAGAGGGGGAGAATCCCTGCCCTTGGGAAAGCACGAGCCGCACCAGTTTAGGCATTTTGTGCATTTCAGAAaggtgggagggggcagctgaGGAGGATTTGTTCTAACCTCGGCCCTAAGTGGAGGACACCACTGATGACCGTGCCCTGTTGGGAGTGAGCAGGGAcaggctggggaggctgtggctgCCAAACCAGGTCTGTGATCAGAAGCAGTGTCAGGGCAGCCCAGGGTCAGATGCCAGACACAGGTCAACACAGGTGAAAACGTCCTGTGTGAGATGACATGAGCCCAAGTGTCGAGCCTGGGAAGATCTTGGAGAGTAATGTTGGTTTGCTGTTGGTATGAACACAAGGCCTGGAGGCTAGACTTGCCCCCACTGAGGCATTTTGATGGCCCAGGCTCTCCTGGTCCCTATATCTGACATATCCTTCAGGATGTAACCAGAGGGAGATCACCTGATTCTTTGAAAAGGGACTTTGGAGCCACAAAATAGAATTCAAGAAAGAAGGGTCCTTCCATGAACATCAGTAAATCATTTCCTGAAGCATAAATTACAGAATGACAGCTCCTAGACCTAAGCTGGACAGCAGATGGGTTTCCTAGTCCTATACTGacgtttttaaagaaaattacttaTCTGCTAACATTTAGAAATCAAGAACTTCTTACCTGAATATAAGTATTGGCAGAGGGAACCATGGTGGAGATGCAGTAAACATAGTTGGGATCTAGCAGAAAGTGTGTGGGTTCCAGAAGCAAGCAGCCAAGGTGAGGACTCGTCAGGAAGTTCACGGGTGGAGGATGTAGCCCCTCTAGGGGAGGTATCGGCGGATGGTGCCTGTGTGGAAGGTGTAGCCATTCCAGGGGTTGATAGATGAGAAGGTGGCAGGGAAAAGGGAGAAGCCAGCCTAGAGGAAGATTTCGCAGGAGTTAGATGAGTGTAGGAAATACCCATTCTCTGGTAAGACCTAGAAGGCTGTGCGTGAGTGGAGGGGGCATCTAGGCCACAGGAGGACTTGTTGGCCATGCGTGCATGGAGGAAAACCAGGCTAGTGAAGTGTCCAACAAGTGTAGTAGTAGAGGGTGTAGCCAACCTCGGACATGAGCCTGCAGGAAGTTCTTGAGTGGAGAGCGTTGATACCCTAGGGTAAGGCCTGACAGGAAGTGCTAGAGATGAAAGAGTATTCACACAGGGAAGTTGTGGTCAGACCTAATCGGTGGGTGAAGCACTGAGCCGGGGAAGACACCAAAGGAGGTGCATGGAAGGAGGTGGCATTCAGTCTGTGGGAGGATGGGACAGGAGGTGCTTGGGTAAAATGAAGAGCTACTGTAGGGCAGGGTCACGTAAGACTGTAAGTGGGGGATTCAGACAGTATTCAGCAGGAGGTGTGAAGGTGAAGTGTGCAAACTGGCTAGAGGGACATCTGCTGGGAAACATGGCTGGTGGGAGCATCTGACCCAGGGAATACTTGGCAGGAGGTTCATGGGTAGCAGGCTGAAATAGCTTAATACTTGGTTCTGATGTTCTGTAATTGACGATTTGACATTTTGGAATCAGTGGGCTGTGCCAGTAGCCCAAGGTCATTTACTTCTCCACCACTCCAGTGTTTCTGTGAGCACAAGGGAGTCTTACTACAAACCCTTCAACCACAAGCTTCAGGCTGTTTTGCTTCCTGCTCTTAGGGATGTCCTCACCTCGCTACTTCTCACTTCTGTAGTAATAAAAGCCCcaggtcctctctctctctctgcttctccctgcACGTGACCTCATGTGGGCCTCTGTGGCATGTGGTACCTCCCATCCTCTGGGGAACTGTGAATAATACACTTTTCTTTGAAAGGCAATTGTCTCCGTGTGTGTTACCTTAGCAAATGTGATTAGAACAACTCTTGggtatattttaaaactgttggTACGGCGAGCAGGGAAGTTTGGTAGCAGACGGGGATGCCACACCTCTTGGTGTCCTAACTGAATCCATCAGACAGCAGATACTGTGTGGGAAGGCACTGCTGGCCATTGGCTGGCTTATGCTTCAGCGGCC
This Camelus bactrianus isolate YW-2024 breed Bactrian camel chromosome X, ASM4877302v1, whole genome shotgun sequence DNA region includes the following protein-coding sequences:
- the LOC105081211 gene encoding histone H2A-Bbd type 1-like encodes the protein MSRGRNRWSWSSHRRRRHSLSRSTRAELQFPVSRLDRLLRLGPNAQRLSSSTPIFLAGILEYLTAHILDLAGVEARSSHDVRITPEHVQRALDNHEYLSRLFQPGAFPRVSAMPVPEDRL